The proteins below are encoded in one region of Sminthopsis crassicaudata isolate SCR6 chromosome 1, ASM4859323v1, whole genome shotgun sequence:
- the DENND1C gene encoding DENN domain-containing protein 1C isoform X11 — MQTVPKFCFPFDLERPHSSCPALHLCPHRLVWEPKIWLLPPGYQCQKLPLHTQVGGDLPWFEVFYKLLNNVGDLLAQNQVRPLFLSTPHLHLPACPRLPECSCLHSQVSEAEELLSALYLHPVPGPEASLGLSLDRQEGKLKITTHPSPLPPAPGTNQLLSCFIAPNSACLPSIPENRNLTELVVAVASENIVGLYSSLLSERRVLLTASKLSTLTACVHASCGLLYPMHWEHILIPTLPPHLLDYCCAPMPYLIGVHTSLIERVRDKGLEDVVILNVDTNTLESPFQDVDTLPPDVVSLLRLRLRKEALAAGDGVSRLFLRAQAMLFGGYRDALICSPGQPMKFKEEVFVAQKPGPLQTFRQSAIHLQLFKQVYPGQGSRPRRKGYPQVPGLAINLIVPPQFIDERLEKLNSGEGFSDLFEQEITSNGLASGNLRSYQLWADNLKKGGGALLHSVKAKTQPAVRNMYRSAKIGLKGVQNRLKWKDNDLSLQRWGSLRVPTPDNRSECLQHRLPITHHFGQSRPLRPRHRRSQSRPEDEIPGREEQRESLSGLKEPWGQDDFDSNFLSSGELDLLGEILDNLSIGMSGPEESPGLHPSHSLDSCHLDQSSCFNLMLLEETSKEQLLSPKVPTAALLSEELEEPRTSHTSMETVAPQVPSSSHQQLLVEEEFQEPQLLPSGTFAVPQSSKVFVESEIPNICAEYRPPSPVPVPQDIHRGVPPRLREGVFIHPKVAQLKKRFEG; from the exons ATGCAAACGGTAcccaaattctgtttccctttcGACTTGGAgag GCCACATTCTAGCTGCCCAGCACTTCACCTTTGTCCTCACCGACTTGTCTGGGAGCCGAAGATTTGGCTTCTGCCGCCTGGGTACCAGTGCCAGAAGCTGCCTCTGCATACTCAGGTTGGAGG TGATCTGCCCTGGTTTGAGGTTTTCTACAAACTGCTCAACAATGTTGGGGACCTGTTAGCCCAGAATCAGGTAAGGccccttttcctctccactcCCCACCTCCACTTGCCTGCTTGTCCCCGTTTGCCTGAGTGCTCCTGCCTCCATTCACAGGTCTCTGAGGCTGAAGAACTTCTCTCTGCCTTGTATCTGCATCCAGTACCTGGGCCAGAGGCCTCTTTGGGACTGTCTCTG GACCGTCAGGAAGGGAAGCTGAAAATTACCACTCACCCCAGTCCCCTGCCTCCTGCACCTGGGACCAACCAACTG CTTTCCTGCTTCATTGCTCCAAATTCTGCATGCTTGCCCTCCATCCCAGAAAAT AGGAACCTGACTGAGTTGGTGGTGGCTGTGGCTTCAGAGAATATCGTGGGCCTCTATAGCTCTCTGCTCAGTGAGCGTAGAGTTCTGCTCACTGCCAGCAAACTCAGCACG CTGACAGCCTGTGTTCATGCATCCTGTGGCTTGCTGTATCCTATGCATTGGGAACACATACTCATCCCCACACTACCCCCCCATTTGCTGGACTATTGCTG TGCCCCCATGCCTTACCTCATCGGTGTCCACACCAGCCTTATTGAG AGGGTGCGGGACAAGGGCCTGGAGGATGTGGTCATCTTGAATGTGGACACAAACACCTTGGAGTCACCATTCCAGGATGTGGACACACTACCCCCTGACGTG GTGTCTCTTCTGAGACTAAGGCTAAGAAAGGAAGCTTTGGCTGCTGGTGATGGTGTCTCTCGACTCTTCCTGAGGGCCCAAGCTATGCTGTTTGGTGGTTACAGAGATGCACTGATTTGCAGTCCT ggaCAACCTATGAAGTTCAAAGAAGAAGTTTTTGTGGCTCAGAAGCCAGGACCCTTACAAACCTTCAGACAAAGTGCCATCCACCTCCAACTCTTCAAACAGGTATATCCAGGCCAAGGAAGTCGGCCCAGGAGAAAGGGGTATCCCCAAGTGCCAGGGCTGGCTATAAATCTGATTGTCCCTCCCCAGTTCATAGATGAGCGCCTTGAGAAGCTGAATTCTGGGGAAGGCTTCTCAGACCTGTTTGAACAAGAGATCACTAGCAATGGCCTGGCCTCAG GAAACCTGCGATCCTATCAGCTCTGGGCAGATAatctgaaa AAAGGTGGAGGAGCCCTGTTGCATTCTGTGAAGGCCAAAACCCAGCCAGCCGTGAGGAACATGTACCGATCC GCCAAGATTGGACTCAAAGGAGTACAAAATCGGCTGAAGTGGAAG GATAATGACCTCTCGCTGCAGAGGTGGGGTTCTCTTCGGGTCCCAACCCCAGACAACCGCTCTGAATGTCTTCAACATCGTCTACCCATCACCCACCACTTTGGCCAG TCCAGGCCCCTTCGTCCCCGACACCGAAGATCCCAATCTCGACCTGAGGACGAGATTCCTGGGAGAGAGGAACAAAG gGAATCTCTGTCTGGGCTCAAGGAGCCCTGGGGACAAGATGACTTCGATAGCAACTTCCTGAGCTCAGGAGAACTGGACCTGCTTGGGGAGATCCTTGACAACCTCAGCATTGGGATGTCTGGGCCTGAAGAATCCCCTGGTCTGCACCCCAGCCATAGCTTGGACAGCTGCCACTTAGACCAGAGCAGCTGTTTCAACTTG ATGCTTctggaagaaacttcaaaggaaCAATTGCTATCCCCCAAAGTGCCTACTGCAGCTCTTCTCAGTGAGGAGTTGGAAGAACCCAGGACTTCTCATACCTCCATGGAGACTGTAGCCCCCCAAGTCCCTTCCTCAAGCCATCAGCAACTCCTGGTTGAGGAAGAATTTCAAGAGCCACAATTGCTACCCTCTGGGACCTTTGCTGTACCTCAGTCCTCCAAAGTCTTTGTAGAGTCAGAGATACCCAACATCTGTGCAGAATACAGACCCCCTAGTCCTGTACCAGTTCCCCAGGACATTCATAGAGGAGTACCCCCACGTCTCAGAGAGGGGGTCTTCATTCATCCCAAGGTAGCTCAGCTCAAAAAGCGATTTGAGGGCTAG
- the DENND1C gene encoding DENN domain-containing protein 1C isoform X1: MGSDIKEDPKNTFAWFFEAAYPTSLQEAPPVLRQYPKDFCDQELMQTVPKFCFPFDLERPHSSCPALHLCPHRLVWEPKIWLLPPGYQCQKLPLHTQVGGDLPWFEVFYKLLNNVGDLLAQNQVRPLFLSTPHLHLPACPRLPECSCLHSQVSEAEELLSALYLHPVPGPEASLGLSLDRQEGKLKITTHPSPLPPAPGTNQLLSCFIAPNSACLPSIPENRNLTELVVAVASENIVGLYSSLLSERRVLLTASKLSTLTACVHASCGLLYPMHWEHILIPTLPPHLLDYCCAPMPYLIGVHTSLIERVRDKGLEDVVILNVDTNTLESPFQDVDTLPPDVVSLLRLRLRKEALAAGDGVSRLFLRAQAMLFGGYRDALICSPGQPMKFKEEVFVAQKPGPLQTFRQSAIHLQLFKQVYPGQGSRPRRKGYPQVPGLAINLIVPPQFIDERLEKLNSGEGFSDLFEQEITSNGLASGNLRSYQLWADNLKKGGGALLHSVKAKTQPAVRNMYRSAKIGLKGVQNRLKWKDNDLSLQRWGSLRVPTPDNRSECLQHRLPITHHFGQSRPLRPRHRRSQSRPEDEIPGREEQRESLSGLKEPWGQDDFDSNFLSSGELDLLGEILDNLSIGMSGPEESPGLHPSHSLDSCHLDQSSCFNLMLLEETSKEQLLSPKVPTAALLSEELEEPRTSHTSMETVAPQVPSSSHQQLLVEEEFQEPQLLPSGTFAVPQSSKVFVESEIPNICAEYRPPSPVPVPQDIHRGVPPRLREGVFIHPKVAQLKKRFEG; the protein is encoded by the exons ATGGGATCCGATATCAA AGAGGATCCCAAGAACACATTTGCTTGGTTCTTTGAGGCTGCCTACCCCACCTCCCTTCAGGAGG CACCCCCCGTCTTGCGCCAGTACCCTAAGGATTTCTGTGATCAG GAATTAATGCAAACGGTAcccaaattctgtttccctttcGACTTGGAgag GCCACATTCTAGCTGCCCAGCACTTCACCTTTGTCCTCACCGACTTGTCTGGGAGCCGAAGATTTGGCTTCTGCCGCCTGGGTACCAGTGCCAGAAGCTGCCTCTGCATACTCAGGTTGGAGG TGATCTGCCCTGGTTTGAGGTTTTCTACAAACTGCTCAACAATGTTGGGGACCTGTTAGCCCAGAATCAGGTAAGGccccttttcctctccactcCCCACCTCCACTTGCCTGCTTGTCCCCGTTTGCCTGAGTGCTCCTGCCTCCATTCACAGGTCTCTGAGGCTGAAGAACTTCTCTCTGCCTTGTATCTGCATCCAGTACCTGGGCCAGAGGCCTCTTTGGGACTGTCTCTG GACCGTCAGGAAGGGAAGCTGAAAATTACCACTCACCCCAGTCCCCTGCCTCCTGCACCTGGGACCAACCAACTG CTTTCCTGCTTCATTGCTCCAAATTCTGCATGCTTGCCCTCCATCCCAGAAAAT AGGAACCTGACTGAGTTGGTGGTGGCTGTGGCTTCAGAGAATATCGTGGGCCTCTATAGCTCTCTGCTCAGTGAGCGTAGAGTTCTGCTCACTGCCAGCAAACTCAGCACG CTGACAGCCTGTGTTCATGCATCCTGTGGCTTGCTGTATCCTATGCATTGGGAACACATACTCATCCCCACACTACCCCCCCATTTGCTGGACTATTGCTG TGCCCCCATGCCTTACCTCATCGGTGTCCACACCAGCCTTATTGAG AGGGTGCGGGACAAGGGCCTGGAGGATGTGGTCATCTTGAATGTGGACACAAACACCTTGGAGTCACCATTCCAGGATGTGGACACACTACCCCCTGACGTG GTGTCTCTTCTGAGACTAAGGCTAAGAAAGGAAGCTTTGGCTGCTGGTGATGGTGTCTCTCGACTCTTCCTGAGGGCCCAAGCTATGCTGTTTGGTGGTTACAGAGATGCACTGATTTGCAGTCCT ggaCAACCTATGAAGTTCAAAGAAGAAGTTTTTGTGGCTCAGAAGCCAGGACCCTTACAAACCTTCAGACAAAGTGCCATCCACCTCCAACTCTTCAAACAGGTATATCCAGGCCAAGGAAGTCGGCCCAGGAGAAAGGGGTATCCCCAAGTGCCAGGGCTGGCTATAAATCTGATTGTCCCTCCCCAGTTCATAGATGAGCGCCTTGAGAAGCTGAATTCTGGGGAAGGCTTCTCAGACCTGTTTGAACAAGAGATCACTAGCAATGGCCTGGCCTCAG GAAACCTGCGATCCTATCAGCTCTGGGCAGATAatctgaaa AAAGGTGGAGGAGCCCTGTTGCATTCTGTGAAGGCCAAAACCCAGCCAGCCGTGAGGAACATGTACCGATCC GCCAAGATTGGACTCAAAGGAGTACAAAATCGGCTGAAGTGGAAG GATAATGACCTCTCGCTGCAGAGGTGGGGTTCTCTTCGGGTCCCAACCCCAGACAACCGCTCTGAATGTCTTCAACATCGTCTACCCATCACCCACCACTTTGGCCAG TCCAGGCCCCTTCGTCCCCGACACCGAAGATCCCAATCTCGACCTGAGGACGAGATTCCTGGGAGAGAGGAACAAAG gGAATCTCTGTCTGGGCTCAAGGAGCCCTGGGGACAAGATGACTTCGATAGCAACTTCCTGAGCTCAGGAGAACTGGACCTGCTTGGGGAGATCCTTGACAACCTCAGCATTGGGATGTCTGGGCCTGAAGAATCCCCTGGTCTGCACCCCAGCCATAGCTTGGACAGCTGCCACTTAGACCAGAGCAGCTGTTTCAACTTG ATGCTTctggaagaaacttcaaaggaaCAATTGCTATCCCCCAAAGTGCCTACTGCAGCTCTTCTCAGTGAGGAGTTGGAAGAACCCAGGACTTCTCATACCTCCATGGAGACTGTAGCCCCCCAAGTCCCTTCCTCAAGCCATCAGCAACTCCTGGTTGAGGAAGAATTTCAAGAGCCACAATTGCTACCCTCTGGGACCTTTGCTGTACCTCAGTCCTCCAAAGTCTTTGTAGAGTCAGAGATACCCAACATCTGTGCAGAATACAGACCCCCTAGTCCTGTACCAGTTCCCCAGGACATTCATAGAGGAGTACCCCCACGTCTCAGAGAGGGGGTCTTCATTCATCCCAAGGTAGCTCAGCTCAAAAAGCGATTTGAGGGCTAG
- the DENND1C gene encoding DENN domain-containing protein 1C isoform X6 — MGSDIKEDPKNTFAWFFEAAYPTSLQEAPPVLRQYPKDFCDQELMQTVPKFCFPFDLERPHSSCPALHLCPHRLVWEPKIWLLPPGYQCQKLPLHTQVGGDLPWFEVFYKLLNNVGDLLAQNQVRPLFLSTPHLHLPACPRLPECSCLHSQVSEAEELLSALYLHPVPGPEASLGLSLDRQEGKLKITTHPSPLPPAPGTNQLLSCFIAPNSACLPSIPENRNLTELVVAVASENIVGLYSSLLSERRVLLTASKLSTLTACVHASCGLLYPMHWEHILIPTLPPHLLDYCCAPMPYLIGVHTSLIERVRDKGLEDVVILNVDTNTLESPFQDVDTLPPDVVSLLRLRLRKEALAAGDGVSRLFLRAQAMLFGGYRDALICSPGQPMKFKEEVFVAQKPGPLQTFRQSAIHLQLFKQFIDERLEKLNSGEGFSDLFEQEITSNGLASGNLRSYQLWADNLKKGGGALLHSVKAKTQPAVRNMYRSAKIGLKGVQNRLKWKDNDLSLQRWGSLRVPTPDNRSECLQHRLPITHHFGQSRPLRPRHRRSQSRPEDEIPGREEQRESLSGLKEPWGQDDFDSNFLSSGELDLLGEILDNLSIGMSGPEESPGLHPSHSLDSCHLDQSSCFNLMLLEETSKEQLLSPKVPTAALLSEELEEPRTSHTSMETVAPQVPSSSHQQLLVEEEFQEPQLLPSGTFAVPQSSKVFVESEIPNICAEYRPPSPVPVPQDIHRGVPPRLREGVFIHPKVAQLKKRFEG; from the exons ATGGGATCCGATATCAA AGAGGATCCCAAGAACACATTTGCTTGGTTCTTTGAGGCTGCCTACCCCACCTCCCTTCAGGAGG CACCCCCCGTCTTGCGCCAGTACCCTAAGGATTTCTGTGATCAG GAATTAATGCAAACGGTAcccaaattctgtttccctttcGACTTGGAgag GCCACATTCTAGCTGCCCAGCACTTCACCTTTGTCCTCACCGACTTGTCTGGGAGCCGAAGATTTGGCTTCTGCCGCCTGGGTACCAGTGCCAGAAGCTGCCTCTGCATACTCAGGTTGGAGG TGATCTGCCCTGGTTTGAGGTTTTCTACAAACTGCTCAACAATGTTGGGGACCTGTTAGCCCAGAATCAGGTAAGGccccttttcctctccactcCCCACCTCCACTTGCCTGCTTGTCCCCGTTTGCCTGAGTGCTCCTGCCTCCATTCACAGGTCTCTGAGGCTGAAGAACTTCTCTCTGCCTTGTATCTGCATCCAGTACCTGGGCCAGAGGCCTCTTTGGGACTGTCTCTG GACCGTCAGGAAGGGAAGCTGAAAATTACCACTCACCCCAGTCCCCTGCCTCCTGCACCTGGGACCAACCAACTG CTTTCCTGCTTCATTGCTCCAAATTCTGCATGCTTGCCCTCCATCCCAGAAAAT AGGAACCTGACTGAGTTGGTGGTGGCTGTGGCTTCAGAGAATATCGTGGGCCTCTATAGCTCTCTGCTCAGTGAGCGTAGAGTTCTGCTCACTGCCAGCAAACTCAGCACG CTGACAGCCTGTGTTCATGCATCCTGTGGCTTGCTGTATCCTATGCATTGGGAACACATACTCATCCCCACACTACCCCCCCATTTGCTGGACTATTGCTG TGCCCCCATGCCTTACCTCATCGGTGTCCACACCAGCCTTATTGAG AGGGTGCGGGACAAGGGCCTGGAGGATGTGGTCATCTTGAATGTGGACACAAACACCTTGGAGTCACCATTCCAGGATGTGGACACACTACCCCCTGACGTG GTGTCTCTTCTGAGACTAAGGCTAAGAAAGGAAGCTTTGGCTGCTGGTGATGGTGTCTCTCGACTCTTCCTGAGGGCCCAAGCTATGCTGTTTGGTGGTTACAGAGATGCACTGATTTGCAGTCCT ggaCAACCTATGAAGTTCAAAGAAGAAGTTTTTGTGGCTCAGAAGCCAGGACCCTTACAAACCTTCAGACAAAGTGCCATCCACCTCCAACTCTTCAAACAG TTCATAGATGAGCGCCTTGAGAAGCTGAATTCTGGGGAAGGCTTCTCAGACCTGTTTGAACAAGAGATCACTAGCAATGGCCTGGCCTCAG GAAACCTGCGATCCTATCAGCTCTGGGCAGATAatctgaaa AAAGGTGGAGGAGCCCTGTTGCATTCTGTGAAGGCCAAAACCCAGCCAGCCGTGAGGAACATGTACCGATCC GCCAAGATTGGACTCAAAGGAGTACAAAATCGGCTGAAGTGGAAG GATAATGACCTCTCGCTGCAGAGGTGGGGTTCTCTTCGGGTCCCAACCCCAGACAACCGCTCTGAATGTCTTCAACATCGTCTACCCATCACCCACCACTTTGGCCAG TCCAGGCCCCTTCGTCCCCGACACCGAAGATCCCAATCTCGACCTGAGGACGAGATTCCTGGGAGAGAGGAACAAAG gGAATCTCTGTCTGGGCTCAAGGAGCCCTGGGGACAAGATGACTTCGATAGCAACTTCCTGAGCTCAGGAGAACTGGACCTGCTTGGGGAGATCCTTGACAACCTCAGCATTGGGATGTCTGGGCCTGAAGAATCCCCTGGTCTGCACCCCAGCCATAGCTTGGACAGCTGCCACTTAGACCAGAGCAGCTGTTTCAACTTG ATGCTTctggaagaaacttcaaaggaaCAATTGCTATCCCCCAAAGTGCCTACTGCAGCTCTTCTCAGTGAGGAGTTGGAAGAACCCAGGACTTCTCATACCTCCATGGAGACTGTAGCCCCCCAAGTCCCTTCCTCAAGCCATCAGCAACTCCTGGTTGAGGAAGAATTTCAAGAGCCACAATTGCTACCCTCTGGGACCTTTGCTGTACCTCAGTCCTCCAAAGTCTTTGTAGAGTCAGAGATACCCAACATCTGTGCAGAATACAGACCCCCTAGTCCTGTACCAGTTCCCCAGGACATTCATAGAGGAGTACCCCCACGTCTCAGAGAGGGGGTCTTCATTCATCCCAAGGTAGCTCAGCTCAAAAAGCGATTTGAGGGCTAG
- the DENND1C gene encoding DENN domain-containing protein 1C isoform X3: MSRFGPSPPSIPQTLPLAKLPSLFSSLGINANGTQILFPFRLGESRPHSSCPALHLCPHRLVWEPKIWLLPPGYQCQKLPLHTQVGGDLPWFEVFYKLLNNVGDLLAQNQVRPLFLSTPHLHLPACPRLPECSCLHSQVSEAEELLSALYLHPVPGPEASLGLSLDRQEGKLKITTHPSPLPPAPGTNQLLSCFIAPNSACLPSIPENRNLTELVVAVASENIVGLYSSLLSERRVLLTASKLSTLTACVHASCGLLYPMHWEHILIPTLPPHLLDYCCAPMPYLIGVHTSLIERVRDKGLEDVVILNVDTNTLESPFQDVDTLPPDVVSLLRLRLRKEALAAGDGVSRLFLRAQAMLFGGYRDALICSPGQPMKFKEEVFVAQKPGPLQTFRQSAIHLQLFKQVYPGQGSRPRRKGYPQVPGLAINLIVPPQFIDERLEKLNSGEGFSDLFEQEITSNGLASGNLRSYQLWADNLKKGGGALLHSVKAKTQPAVRNMYRSAKIGLKGVQNRLKWKDNDLSLQRWGSLRVPTPDNRSECLQHRLPITHHFGQSRPLRPRHRRSQSRPEDEIPGREEQRESLSGLKEPWGQDDFDSNFLSSGELDLLGEILDNLSIGMSGPEESPGLHPSHSLDSCHLDQSSCFNLMLLEETSKEQLLSPKVPTAALLSEELEEPRTSHTSMETVAPQVPSSSHQQLLVEEEFQEPQLLPSGTFAVPQSSKVFVESEIPNICAEYRPPSPVPVPQDIHRGVPPRLREGVFIHPKVAQLKKRFEG, translated from the exons ATGTCCAGGTTTGGACCTTCTCCACCCTCCATCCCCCAAACCCTGCCCCTGGCCAAACTGCCCTCACTGTTTTCATCCCTAGGAATTAATGCAAACGGTAcccaaattctgtttccctttcGACTTGGAgag AGCAGGCCACATTCTAGCTGCCCAGCACTTCACCTTTGTCCTCACCGACTTGTCTGGGAGCCGAAGATTTGGCTTCTGCCGCCTGGGTACCAGTGCCAGAAGCTGCCTCTGCATACTCAGGTTGGAGG TGATCTGCCCTGGTTTGAGGTTTTCTACAAACTGCTCAACAATGTTGGGGACCTGTTAGCCCAGAATCAGGTAAGGccccttttcctctccactcCCCACCTCCACTTGCCTGCTTGTCCCCGTTTGCCTGAGTGCTCCTGCCTCCATTCACAGGTCTCTGAGGCTGAAGAACTTCTCTCTGCCTTGTATCTGCATCCAGTACCTGGGCCAGAGGCCTCTTTGGGACTGTCTCTG GACCGTCAGGAAGGGAAGCTGAAAATTACCACTCACCCCAGTCCCCTGCCTCCTGCACCTGGGACCAACCAACTG CTTTCCTGCTTCATTGCTCCAAATTCTGCATGCTTGCCCTCCATCCCAGAAAAT AGGAACCTGACTGAGTTGGTGGTGGCTGTGGCTTCAGAGAATATCGTGGGCCTCTATAGCTCTCTGCTCAGTGAGCGTAGAGTTCTGCTCACTGCCAGCAAACTCAGCACG CTGACAGCCTGTGTTCATGCATCCTGTGGCTTGCTGTATCCTATGCATTGGGAACACATACTCATCCCCACACTACCCCCCCATTTGCTGGACTATTGCTG TGCCCCCATGCCTTACCTCATCGGTGTCCACACCAGCCTTATTGAG AGGGTGCGGGACAAGGGCCTGGAGGATGTGGTCATCTTGAATGTGGACACAAACACCTTGGAGTCACCATTCCAGGATGTGGACACACTACCCCCTGACGTG GTGTCTCTTCTGAGACTAAGGCTAAGAAAGGAAGCTTTGGCTGCTGGTGATGGTGTCTCTCGACTCTTCCTGAGGGCCCAAGCTATGCTGTTTGGTGGTTACAGAGATGCACTGATTTGCAGTCCT ggaCAACCTATGAAGTTCAAAGAAGAAGTTTTTGTGGCTCAGAAGCCAGGACCCTTACAAACCTTCAGACAAAGTGCCATCCACCTCCAACTCTTCAAACAGGTATATCCAGGCCAAGGAAGTCGGCCCAGGAGAAAGGGGTATCCCCAAGTGCCAGGGCTGGCTATAAATCTGATTGTCCCTCCCCAGTTCATAGATGAGCGCCTTGAGAAGCTGAATTCTGGGGAAGGCTTCTCAGACCTGTTTGAACAAGAGATCACTAGCAATGGCCTGGCCTCAG GAAACCTGCGATCCTATCAGCTCTGGGCAGATAatctgaaa AAAGGTGGAGGAGCCCTGTTGCATTCTGTGAAGGCCAAAACCCAGCCAGCCGTGAGGAACATGTACCGATCC GCCAAGATTGGACTCAAAGGAGTACAAAATCGGCTGAAGTGGAAG GATAATGACCTCTCGCTGCAGAGGTGGGGTTCTCTTCGGGTCCCAACCCCAGACAACCGCTCTGAATGTCTTCAACATCGTCTACCCATCACCCACCACTTTGGCCAG TCCAGGCCCCTTCGTCCCCGACACCGAAGATCCCAATCTCGACCTGAGGACGAGATTCCTGGGAGAGAGGAACAAAG gGAATCTCTGTCTGGGCTCAAGGAGCCCTGGGGACAAGATGACTTCGATAGCAACTTCCTGAGCTCAGGAGAACTGGACCTGCTTGGGGAGATCCTTGACAACCTCAGCATTGGGATGTCTGGGCCTGAAGAATCCCCTGGTCTGCACCCCAGCCATAGCTTGGACAGCTGCCACTTAGACCAGAGCAGCTGTTTCAACTTG ATGCTTctggaagaaacttcaaaggaaCAATTGCTATCCCCCAAAGTGCCTACTGCAGCTCTTCTCAGTGAGGAGTTGGAAGAACCCAGGACTTCTCATACCTCCATGGAGACTGTAGCCCCCCAAGTCCCTTCCTCAAGCCATCAGCAACTCCTGGTTGAGGAAGAATTTCAAGAGCCACAATTGCTACCCTCTGGGACCTTTGCTGTACCTCAGTCCTCCAAAGTCTTTGTAGAGTCAGAGATACCCAACATCTGTGCAGAATACAGACCCCCTAGTCCTGTACCAGTTCCCCAGGACATTCATAGAGGAGTACCCCCACGTCTCAGAGAGGGGGTCTTCATTCATCCCAAGGTAGCTCAGCTCAAAAAGCGATTTGAGGGCTAG